In Psychrobacter sp. JCM 18902, a single window of DNA contains:
- a CDS encoding flavin-containing monooxygenase, whose protein sequence is MLDMTAAKQAVKKRFKPQSALSDTPVDYEVLIIGAGIAGIGMACRLQQQKHKGLFGHKNPSKQKRKSSKQQQKSAQRFLVLEKRADLGGTWDLFTYPGIRSDSDALTFGYSFRPWLNHRILAKGGDIKNYIADTAREFGISEHIRYQHEVQQLSWSSSHQQWTAMVKNHASGEVFTVTAKFVVGATGYYDYEQGYRPSFNKEADFQGEIIHPQHWQNVDYDDKKVVIIGSGATAMTLLPALVDEKGGQCARHVTMLQRSPTYVASVPGDDYTLDWLAGKFSPLSKEQAYTLLRTRNVLIQQGTYRAAILAPKFMKALLKRGVKTELKGSGIDVAHFVPDYNPWDQRICAVPDSDLFKALHGKRASVVTDQISHFTKTGIMLDSGKHLDADIIVTATGLKLQMLGGAKVYIDGQAIYIGSRMTYKAVMIEELPNMVALFGYTNASWTLKIDLACQYVMRLLGYMHQHRYQVVLPQAQTKDAKALTQTDTVMGALSSGYVKRAQHELPKQGDIYPWRVTNNYLSDRIMLKHRKIKDDWLRFSR, encoded by the coding sequence ATGCTTGATATGACGGCAGCCAAACAGGCAGTTAAGAAACGCTTCAAACCTCAATCGGCACTCTCAGACACACCAGTGGATTATGAAGTACTGATTATCGGTGCAGGAATTGCCGGTATTGGTATGGCGTGCCGATTGCAGCAGCAAAAACACAAAGGACTGTTTGGTCATAAAAATCCAAGTAAGCAGAAACGCAAATCATCAAAGCAACAGCAGAAAAGTGCACAGCGATTTTTGGTGTTAGAAAAACGAGCAGATTTGGGTGGTACATGGGATTTATTCACCTATCCAGGCATCCGCTCTGACTCTGATGCCTTGACGTTTGGCTACAGTTTCAGACCATGGCTAAATCACAGGATTTTGGCAAAAGGCGGTGATATTAAAAACTATATTGCTGATACGGCGCGTGAGTTTGGTATCAGCGAACATATTCGCTATCAGCACGAGGTGCAGCAGCTGTCTTGGTCAAGTAGCCATCAACAATGGACGGCGATGGTAAAAAATCATGCCAGCGGTGAGGTGTTTACGGTAACAGCAAAGTTCGTCGTTGGCGCCACGGGTTACTACGATTATGAGCAAGGTTATCGTCCTTCTTTTAATAAAGAAGCAGATTTTCAAGGTGAAATCATCCATCCGCAGCATTGGCAAAATGTGGATTATGACGATAAGAAGGTAGTTATTATCGGTAGCGGTGCCACAGCGATGACATTGCTGCCAGCTTTGGTGGATGAAAAAGGTGGGCAATGCGCGCGTCACGTCACTATGTTACAGCGTTCTCCCACGTATGTGGCAAGTGTACCGGGCGATGATTATACGCTTGATTGGCTAGCAGGCAAATTTTCACCGTTGTCGAAAGAGCAGGCTTATACGCTGCTGCGTACTCGTAATGTATTGATTCAGCAAGGTACTTATCGAGCGGCTATATTGGCACCCAAGTTTATGAAAGCGTTATTAAAACGCGGTGTCAAAACAGAGCTAAAGGGTAGCGGTATCGATGTGGCGCATTTTGTACCGGACTATAATCCTTGGGATCAGCGAATATGTGCGGTGCCAGACAGTGATTTATTCAAAGCATTGCATGGCAAACGCGCCAGCGTCGTCACCGATCAAATCAGCCATTTTACCAAGACAGGCATTATGCTTGATTCTGGCAAGCATCTCGATGCTGATATCATCGTCACAGCGACAGGATTAAAGCTACAAATGCTCGGCGGTGCCAAAGTATATATTGACGGGCAGGCGATATATATTGGTTCGCGCATGACTTATAAAGCGGTCATGATTGAAGAGTTGCCAAACATGGTGGCACTGTTTGGTTATACCAACGCCTCATGGACGCTAAAAATCGATTTGGCGTGTCAGTATGTGATGCGACTGCTGGGCTATATGCATCAGCATCGCTATCAAGTGGTATTGCCACAAGCACAGACTAAAGATGCCAAAGCGCTTACGCAGACAGATACAGTGATGGGCGCGCTATCGTCAGGATATGTCAAGCGCGCTCAACATGAGCTACCCAAGCAAGGCGATATATATCCTTGGCGGGTGACAAACAACTATCTAAGCGACCGCATCATGCTCAAACATCGCAAAATAAAAGATGATTGGTTACGTTTTAGTCGTTAA
- a CDS encoding neutral zinc metallopeptidase: MKWQGRRGSSNVRTSSGGGKMIGGGIGGIIIAGILWLVFGVNPMTALQTGQVVAGGGNSSASTEPATSNDRDTQFVKVVLADTEEVWHQIFKEAGSTYQEPSLILFNGQVSSACGSASSATGPFYCPGDQTVYLDKSFFVEMRQNLGITGDKQGSGDQDNQGKAGDFAQAYVIAHEVGHHVQTLLGISQQVNEASRQVTRAQANKLSVLQELQADCFAGVWAQRNQERVQFLEAGDIDEAINAAGQIGDDRLARASGGAVVPDNFTHGTSQQRVQWFTRGLESGNVQSCDTFSGAL; the protein is encoded by the coding sequence ATGAAATGGCAAGGTAGACGCGGCAGTTCCAATGTGCGCACCAGCAGTGGTGGTGGCAAAATGATAGGCGGTGGTATCGGTGGTATTATTATTGCTGGCATTTTATGGCTGGTATTTGGGGTAAATCCAATGACCGCTTTACAGACGGGTCAAGTAGTAGCAGGCGGTGGCAATAGCAGTGCCTCTACCGAACCTGCGACAAGTAACGATCGAGATACGCAGTTTGTCAAAGTAGTCTTGGCTGATACTGAAGAAGTTTGGCATCAGATATTTAAAGAAGCAGGCAGCACCTATCAGGAGCCATCATTGATTCTCTTCAATGGTCAAGTTAGCTCAGCCTGCGGCAGTGCTAGCTCCGCGACGGGCCCGTTTTATTGCCCAGGCGATCAGACTGTCTATTTAGACAAATCTTTCTTTGTAGAAATGCGCCAAAATCTCGGTATAACGGGTGATAAGCAAGGCTCTGGTGACCAAGATAATCAAGGTAAAGCGGGTGATTTTGCACAAGCTTATGTTATTGCACATGAAGTTGGTCACCACGTACAGACTTTGTTAGGCATCAGTCAGCAAGTTAATGAAGCCAGCCGTCAAGTCACTCGTGCACAAGCCAATAAGCTATCCGTACTACAAGAACTACAAGCTGATTGTTTTGCTGGGGTTTGGGCACAACGTAACCAAGAGCGTGTACAGTTTTTGGAGGCAGGTGATATCGATGAGGCCATCAATGCCGCTGGTCAAATCGGTGATGATCGTTTAGCGCGCGCTAGCGGTGGAGCAGTCGTACCTGATAACTTTACCCATGGCACCAGTCAGCAGCGTGTTCAGTGGTTCACTCGTGGTTTGGAAAGTGGCAACGTGCAGTCTTGTGACACTTTTAGCGGCGCGCTATAA
- the rho gene encoding transcription termination factor Rho — MNLTELKKKSIAELLAIAKEMGLDNMARSRKQDIIFAILKTHARNGEAIYGDGVLEVLPDGFGFLRSSEGSYLAGPDDIYVSPSQIRRFSLKTGDSIAGTIRPPKDSERYFALLKVGEINFDTPDRSRHKLIFENLTPLFPTEHLKLELGNGTTEDLTGRIIDLIAPIGKGQRSIIVAPPKAGKTMLLQTIAQSITRNNPECYLIVLLIDERPEEVTEMVRTVRGEVVASTFDEPPQRHVQVAEMVIEKAKRLVEHKQDVVILLDSITRLARAYNTVIPSSGKVLTGGLDANALERPKRFFGAARNVEEGGSLTIIASALIDTGSKMDSVIFEEFKGTGNQEITLERDLAEKRVFPAINIKKSGTRREERLLNEDKLRKVWILRKLLQPMDGVQATEFLLDRLKEAKTNDEFFEQMKRKSQN, encoded by the coding sequence ATGAATCTTACTGAATTAAAGAAAAAATCAATCGCTGAGCTATTGGCTATCGCCAAAGAAATGGGTCTTGATAATATGGCGCGTAGCCGTAAACAAGACATCATCTTTGCTATCCTAAAAACCCATGCGCGGAACGGTGAAGCCATTTATGGTGACGGCGTACTTGAGGTTCTTCCGGATGGTTTTGGCTTTTTGCGCTCATCAGAAGGCTCATACTTAGCCGGTCCTGATGACATTTACGTCAGCCCTAGCCAAATTCGCCGCTTTAGTCTGAAGACGGGTGATAGTATCGCTGGCACGATTCGTCCACCAAAAGATTCTGAACGTTATTTTGCGTTATTGAAAGTTGGCGAAATCAACTTTGATACCCCAGATCGCTCACGTCATAAGCTTATCTTTGAAAACCTGACACCCCTATTCCCAACTGAGCATTTAAAACTCGAGCTTGGTAACGGCACCACTGAGGATCTGACGGGTCGTATCATCGACCTAATCGCGCCGATTGGTAAAGGTCAACGCTCTATCATCGTCGCACCGCCAAAAGCGGGTAAAACGATGCTGCTACAGACCATTGCGCAGTCGATCACTCGTAACAATCCTGAATGCTACTTAATTGTCCTATTGATTGATGAGCGTCCAGAAGAAGTCACCGAAATGGTACGTACGGTACGCGGTGAAGTGGTTGCCTCTACCTTTGATGAGCCGCCACAGCGTCATGTACAAGTCGCTGAAATGGTTATCGAAAAAGCCAAACGTTTGGTCGAGCACAAACAAGACGTGGTTATTTTACTGGATTCAATTACTCGTTTGGCGCGTGCTTATAACACGGTTATTCCGTCGTCAGGTAAAGTGTTAACCGGTGGTCTAGACGCCAATGCGTTAGAGCGCCCAAAACGCTTTTTCGGTGCTGCGCGTAATGTCGAAGAAGGTGGTAGTTTGACCATTATTGCCAGTGCCCTTATTGATACTGGTAGTAAGATGGACAGCGTTATCTTTGAAGAATTCAAAGGTACAGGTAACCAAGAGATTACGCTTGAGCGCGATCTGGCTGAAAAACGTGTCTTCCCTGCGATTAATATCAAAAAATCTGGTACACGCCGTGAAGAGCGTCTGCTTAATGAAGATAAACTGCGCAAAGTTTGGATATTGCGTAAGCTATTACAGCCGATGGATGGCGTACAAGCCACTGAGTTCTTACTAGACCGCTTAAAAGAAGCGAAAACCAATGATGAATTCTTTGAGCAGATGAAACGTAAATCACAGAACTAA
- a CDS encoding RluA family pseudouridine synthase, translating into MPFTAEEVNALNAQENAYPLEFFQAFAQQITVYEDDDIWVVDKPVGLLSVDGKTLKVSLLARLERANPAVKLIHRLDMDTSGLLIFAKNAEAQTHISKQFIERLPQKKYQARVFGEWERVGATGEISVPVRYEPEMKPRHIVDPSWSKHALTLYEVISHEQCNGQTVTRVMLKPVTGRSHQLRVHMVHVGHVMIGDPIYAEGTALAIAPRLNLHAQQLRLKHPTLGAWMDWESPSPF; encoded by the coding sequence ATGCCTTTTACTGCTGAAGAAGTCAACGCCCTCAATGCTCAAGAAAACGCCTATCCGCTTGAGTTTTTTCAAGCATTTGCGCAACAGATTACTGTCTACGAAGATGATGATATTTGGGTGGTTGATAAGCCTGTAGGTCTGTTGAGTGTCGATGGCAAAACGCTCAAGGTCAGTTTGCTGGCGAGACTTGAGCGTGCCAATCCCGCAGTCAAGCTGATTCATCGTCTGGATATGGATACCTCAGGGCTGCTCATTTTTGCCAAGAATGCCGAAGCGCAAACCCATATTAGTAAGCAATTCATTGAACGTTTGCCACAAAAAAAATATCAGGCACGCGTCTTTGGAGAGTGGGAGCGTGTCGGCGCAACGGGTGAAATATCTGTACCAGTGCGCTATGAGCCGGAGATGAAACCGCGCCATATCGTCGATCCTAGCTGGTCAAAGCATGCCTTAACTTTATATGAAGTTATCAGCCATGAGCAATGCAACGGTCAGACAGTCACGCGCGTAATGCTAAAGCCGGTCACCGGTCGTAGTCATCAGCTGCGCGTCCATATGGTGCATGTGGGTCATGTGATGATTGGCGATCCTATTTATGCAGAAGGTACGGCTTTAGCGATTGCGCCAAGGCTTAATCTCCATGCTCAGCAATTGCGTCTCAAGCATCCTACGCTTGGTGCGTGGATGGATTGGGAAAGCCCAAGCCCTTTTTAA
- the trxA gene encoding thioredoxin, which translates to MPDLILHTTDADFDKDVLQSDVPVLVDFWAAWCGPCKAIAPILEDLATEYQGKVKIVKVDVDSNPQAASRFGIRNIPTLFVFKDGEKVDSVMGLQPKAELAKVLDKHL; encoded by the coding sequence ATGCCAGACCTTATTTTACATACTACCGATGCCGACTTTGACAAAGACGTATTGCAATCAGATGTGCCAGTATTGGTAGACTTCTGGGCAGCATGGTGTGGTCCTTGTAAAGCAATCGCCCCTATTTTAGAAGATCTAGCCACTGAGTACCAAGGCAAAGTTAAAATCGTCAAAGTTGATGTGGATAGCAACCCACAAGCGGCCAGCCGTTTTGGTATCCGTAATATCCCAACACTATTTGTCTTTAAAGATGGCGAAAAAGTTGACTCAGTGATGGGTCTACAGCCAAAAGCTGAATTGGCAAAAGTGTTAGACAAGCATCTCTAA
- a CDS encoding integration host factor subunit alpha: MSTLTKSDMIEHLMSHLDLTRQEGRCLVENFFDELSESLIDGKEVKLSGFGNFELKDKNSRPGRNPKTGEPVAVSARRVVTFKTGQKFRQQVDERLFDE, encoded by the coding sequence GTGAGCACCTTAACCAAATCTGACATGATTGAGCATTTGATGAGTCATCTTGACCTAACACGCCAAGAAGGCCGCTGTTTGGTAGAGAATTTCTTTGATGAATTGTCAGAGAGTTTAATTGATGGCAAAGAGGTCAAGCTTTCAGGCTTTGGCAACTTCGAGCTTAAAGATAAAAATAGCCGTCCAGGTCGCAACCCTAAGACAGGAGAGCCAGTCGCCGTATCAGCACGCCGTGTGGTGACTTTCAAGACAGGGCAAAAATTCCGTCAACAAGTTGATGAGCGTCTATTTGACGAGTAG
- the pheS gene encoding phenylalanine--tRNA ligase subunit alpha, whose translation MTTPAATTDLSALPTLSTELSELNEAQLNELASAAEALVLQVNDVRALQDLRVQLTGKKSPLTGWSKQMGKLSSDDKKTYGGWLHQVRSRIQDALTAQQQQLEVAALNAKLASESIDITLPARGGQKGHLHPVTMITQRMQQYFIQAGFNVATGPEVESDYYNFEALNIPSHHPARAMHDTFYFDAHYLLRTHTSPVQIRTMEKNEPPIRIICPGRVYRNDSDQTHSPMFHQLEGLMVTESSTFAELKGLISEFLEAFFAKELTVRFRPSFFPFTEPSAEVDILDDNGKWLEVMGCGMVHPQVLTNCGIDAEKYTGFAFGMGIERFAMLYYGIDDLRLFFQNDVRFLKQFG comes from the coding sequence ATGACTACCCCTGCTGCTACCACCGATTTGTCGGCGCTACCGACCTTGTCCACAGAGCTAAGCGAGCTTAATGAAGCTCAGCTAAATGAGTTGGCCAGTGCCGCTGAGGCCTTGGTTCTACAAGTAAACGATGTGCGTGCGTTGCAAGATTTGCGTGTGCAATTGACCGGTAAAAAGAGCCCATTAACTGGCTGGTCAAAGCAGATGGGTAAACTCAGCAGCGACGATAAAAAAACCTACGGCGGCTGGTTACACCAAGTTCGTAGCCGTATTCAAGATGCGTTGACAGCGCAGCAGCAGCAGCTAGAAGTGGCTGCACTAAATGCTAAGCTTGCAAGCGAAAGTATTGATATCACCTTGCCTGCTCGCGGTGGTCAAAAAGGTCATTTGCATCCAGTGACCATGATTACCCAGCGTATGCAGCAGTATTTTATACAAGCAGGTTTTAACGTTGCTACTGGTCCTGAAGTCGAAAGCGATTATTATAACTTTGAGGCGCTTAATATTCCGTCGCATCATCCAGCGCGCGCGATGCACGATACCTTCTATTTTGATGCGCATTATCTACTGCGTACGCATACCAGTCCTGTGCAGATTCGCACGATGGAAAAGAATGAGCCGCCGATTCGCATTATTTGCCCAGGTCGCGTCTATCGCAATGACTCGGATCAAACGCATTCGCCGATGTTCCATCAGCTAGAAGGTTTAATGGTCACTGAGTCGAGCACTTTTGCCGAGCTAAAAGGTTTGATTAGCGAGTTCTTAGAAGCATTTTTTGCCAAAGAGCTGACTGTACGTTTCCGTCCGTCATTTTTCCCCTTTACCGAGCCGTCAGCTGAAGTGGATATCCTCGATGACAATGGTAAATGGCTTGAGGTCATGGGCTGCGGTATGGTACACCCACAAGTACTGACCAACTGCGGTATTGATGCCGAAAAATATACTGGCTTTGCTTTTGGAATGGGGATTGAGCGCTTCGCGATGTTATATTACGGCATCGATGATTTGCGCCTGTTTTTCCAAAATGACGTACGCTTTTTAAAGCAGTTTGGCTAG
- a CDS encoding response regulator produces MNELENDLTTVETSAESKPKLAFIDDEQRILRSMKLLFRKTHDVFITTDPTEYIDYIKNNHVHVAVSDQRMPERVGVDILREVKDVSPSTMRILLTGYADLNAIIGSINDGEIYRYLTKPCKSEELITVVGRATEIALTYNPDEDADQFDSSGNKQTLLVIDETNELIEQIRKQFSHSYKVLHAESLEEAYDYLANEDIGVCITDINVSGENIAPIIFTLKQDAPHLVVLVQTEFQDAGLLIDLINKGQVYRCLPKPMRASLLEISVNRAFQHHAKLKASPDLVKRYEVEHDPENDVRIDLSSRVRSLIGKLRKRFSL; encoded by the coding sequence ATGAATGAATTAGAAAATGACTTAACCACAGTTGAAACCAGCGCTGAATCAAAGCCGAAGTTGGCATTTATCGACGACGAACAACGCATTTTACGGTCTATGAAACTGCTGTTTCGTAAAACGCATGACGTGTTTATCACCACCGACCCGACTGAGTATATTGACTATATCAAGAACAACCATGTACACGTGGCGGTCAGTGACCAGCGGATGCCTGAGCGAGTCGGTGTGGATATCTTACGCGAAGTAAAAGATGTCTCACCTTCTACCATGCGTATCTTATTGACGGGCTATGCCGATTTAAACGCGATTATTGGCTCTATTAACGATGGTGAGATTTATCGTTATTTGACCAAGCCTTGTAAATCTGAAGAGCTGATCACTGTGGTCGGACGTGCAACCGAAATCGCCTTGACCTATAATCCAGACGAAGATGCCGATCAATTCGACAGTTCAGGTAATAAGCAAACGCTGCTAGTGATCGATGAAACCAATGAGTTGATTGAGCAAATACGTAAGCAATTTTCTCACAGTTATAAAGTACTGCACGCTGAGAGTTTAGAAGAAGCGTACGATTACTTGGCAAATGAAGATATCGGTGTTTGTATCACCGATATCAATGTCAGTGGTGAGAATATCGCGCCGATTATCTTTACCTTAAAACAAGATGCGCCGCATTTAGTGGTTTTGGTACAGACTGAATTTCAAGACGCTGGCTTGCTGATTGATTTGATTAATAAAGGTCAAGTCTATCGCTGCTTGCCGAAACCGATGCGCGCCAGTCTGCTTGAGATTAGCGTCAACCGTGCGTTTCAGCATCATGCGAAACTCAAAGCTAGCCCTGACTTGGTCAAACGCTATGAAGTCGAGCATGACCCTGAAAACGACGTTCGTATTGACTTGAGTAGTCGCGTACGTAGCCTTATTGGCAAATTGCGTAAACGCTTTTCTTTATAA
- the pheT gene encoding phenylalanine--tRNA ligase subunit beta translates to MKISEQWLRQWVNPNNTSEQLAEQLTMAGLEIDDRYAVARAFSGVVVGEVISIEQHPDADKLRVTQVNIGAAEPLQIVCGAPNVTVGMKAPVATVGAILPSDNGAGFEIKNGNLRGVDSNGMLCGASEIDLIDSIDGLLELPADAPIGMDIREYLGLDNQILDISITPNRGDCFSVRGIAREISVINDLPMQLPEIPTNVVVTDNGADTATLAVTVSAIEACPRYLLQSISNIDRGIDTPKWMQDALVQSGLRSHNFLVDVTNYVLMELGQPLHAFDADTIEGDIVVRLAQPEETITLLNEQTITLTGDELLIADDKGALALAGIMGGQRSSVTDSTTNIVVESAFFGQLAIASRARRFGLHTDASQRFERGVDFALPELALARAVDLITSVTGGQAGQIVKAESSEHLPARAPITLPVAKVRDVIGIEIEPAVMVRILTQLGFEVVQQADSLICTPPSYRFDMSIKEDLIEEIARIYGYDNIPSVLPHLQVSMDYDDTADLTHQMKLALVDNGYMEAISFSFSDAKIEALLDDKALGEVLALANPISSDLAVMRRTLLSSLLPCVQYNLNRQQPRVRFFETGLSFVGQSISELVQTPSIALVAVGDVWDEQAYQNRALDFYDLKHDIEQLLPAQMDSARIRYERSEFAFLHPGQSAKLYIDDEYVGWLGQLHPNTAKQLDLPATWVAQLSLAPLLTLAREQHTITTPSKFPQVRRDIAILVDSEISLQTLESTIRAAAGELLADLWLFDVYQGDNVPAGQRSLAFALIWQDNAQTLSDDAIKTATDKVVQALTEQHAAKLRDS, encoded by the coding sequence ATGAAAATTAGCGAACAGTGGCTACGTCAATGGGTAAACCCCAACAATACCAGTGAGCAATTGGCCGAACAACTCACGATGGCAGGACTTGAGATTGATGATCGCTATGCGGTTGCCCGTGCCTTCAGTGGTGTGGTTGTCGGTGAAGTCATCAGCATCGAGCAGCATCCAGATGCCGATAAACTGCGCGTTACGCAGGTTAATATTGGTGCCGCTGAGCCGTTACAAATCGTTTGTGGTGCGCCCAATGTCACCGTTGGTATGAAAGCACCGGTTGCTACTGTTGGTGCCATTTTGCCTTCTGATAATGGTGCAGGTTTTGAAATTAAAAACGGTAACCTACGCGGTGTCGACTCTAACGGTATGCTTTGCGGCGCGTCTGAAATTGATTTAATCGATAGCATCGATGGTCTGCTCGAATTGCCAGCAGATGCACCAATTGGTATGGATATCCGTGAATATCTAGGCTTAGACAATCAAATCCTAGATATCTCTATCACCCCAAATCGCGGTGACTGCTTTAGTGTACGCGGTATTGCGCGCGAAATATCAGTCATTAATGATTTGCCAATGCAGCTGCCTGAGATTCCTACCAATGTGGTAGTTACTGATAACGGTGCTGATACTGCTACGCTAGCGGTAACGGTTAGTGCAATTGAAGCGTGCCCACGCTATTTACTACAATCAATCAGCAATATTGATCGTGGTATCGACACCCCAAAGTGGATGCAAGATGCGCTGGTTCAATCAGGATTACGCTCGCACAATTTTTTGGTTGATGTGACCAACTATGTATTGATGGAGTTGGGTCAACCGCTACATGCGTTTGATGCCGATACTATCGAGGGCGATATCGTTGTGCGTTTGGCACAACCTGAAGAAACGATTACTTTGTTGAATGAGCAAACCATTACCTTAACCGGTGATGAATTGCTCATTGCTGATGATAAAGGCGCACTTGCACTTGCCGGAATCATGGGCGGTCAGCGTAGTAGTGTGACTGATAGCACCACCAATATTGTTGTAGAAAGCGCTTTCTTTGGTCAGTTAGCTATTGCCTCGCGCGCACGTCGTTTTGGGTTACATACCGATGCCTCACAACGTTTTGAGCGTGGGGTAGACTTTGCGTTACCAGAGCTGGCACTGGCACGTGCTGTTGATTTGATTACTAGCGTTACTGGTGGGCAAGCCGGACAAATAGTAAAAGCAGAAAGCAGTGAGCATTTACCAGCTCGCGCACCGATCACTTTACCAGTTGCTAAAGTCCGCGATGTCATCGGTATTGAGATTGAGCCAGCAGTGATGGTTCGTATCTTAACCCAATTGGGCTTTGAGGTGGTGCAGCAAGCCGATAGCCTGATTTGCACGCCGCCATCGTATCGCTTTGACATGAGTATCAAAGAAGACCTCATCGAAGAAATTGCGCGTATCTATGGCTATGATAATATTCCAAGCGTGTTGCCGCATTTGCAAGTCAGTATGGATTATGACGATACCGCAGACTTAACGCATCAAATGAAGCTTGCATTGGTTGATAATGGCTATATGGAAGCCATTAGCTTTAGCTTTAGTGACGCAAAAATAGAAGCTTTACTTGATGATAAAGCCCTAGGAGAAGTGTTGGCACTGGCCAATCCTATCTCTAGTGACTTAGCCGTGATGCGCCGTACTTTGCTATCAAGCTTATTACCTTGCGTGCAGTACAATCTCAATCGTCAGCAGCCACGAGTCCGTTTCTTTGAAACAGGGCTTAGCTTTGTTGGTCAAAGTATTAGTGAATTGGTACAAACGCCAAGTATTGCGTTAGTAGCAGTTGGCGATGTCTGGGACGAGCAAGCGTATCAAAACCGTGCGTTAGACTTTTATGATCTTAAGCATGATATTGAGCAGTTATTACCTGCACAAATGGATAGCGCCCGTATTCGTTATGAGCGCAGTGAGTTTGCTTTCTTGCATCCGGGTCAAAGTGCTAAGCTCTATATTGATGATGAATATGTCGGTTGGTTGGGTCAGTTGCATCCTAACACGGCTAAGCAGTTAGATTTGCCAGCTACGTGGGTTGCTCAATTATCACTTGCGCCATTACTGACCCTTGCCCGTGAGCAGCATACCATCACCACCCCGAGCAAATTTCCACAAGTACGCCGTGATATTGCCATTTTAGTAGACAGTGAGATCAGCTTACAGACATTAGAGTCGACGATACGCGCCGCAGCTGGTGAGCTATTGGCTGATCTGTGGCTGTTTGATGTGTATCAAGGCGACAACGTGCCAGCTGGTCAGCGCTCATTGGCTTTTGCGCTAATATGGCAAGACAATGCACAAACGCTATCTGATGACGCCATCAAAACCGCGACTGACAAAGTGGTACAAGCACTAACTGAGCAACATGCTGCAAAGTTGCGTGACAGCTAA
- a CDS encoding D-2-hydroxyacid dehydrogenase encodes MRAVFLDKGTFSDGIDLPAPAGISDYLIYDDTPKDSAVIVERCKDADIIITNKVQISAEVISKLPKLKLIQLTATGMNNVDQDACVEHHVALYNVAGYAVKSVPEHTFMLMLNAMRAGIYYHQKVADGTWQANGNFCLLDIPLIDLEDKTLGIIGIGTIGKRVTDIARAFGMKVLWAEQQGRAPRNDDYTAFDDVLAQSDVLSLHCPLNEKTQHLINADTLAKMVKQPLIVNVARGGIVDSRALTDAINNEQIIGYASDVFEQEPITADDPLLTIAKHPRVIFSPHNAWGSKSAQQTLWQILSKQVTDFINSH; translated from the coding sequence ATGCGCGCGGTTTTTTTAGATAAAGGCACTTTTTCTGATGGCATCGACTTGCCAGCCCCAGCAGGCATCAGCGACTACCTCATTTATGATGATACCCCAAAAGATAGTGCTGTTATTGTAGAGCGCTGCAAAGATGCCGACATCATTATCACCAATAAAGTGCAAATCAGCGCTGAAGTGATAAGTAAATTGCCCAAGCTCAAGCTCATTCAACTGACCGCTACTGGTATGAACAACGTCGATCAAGACGCTTGTGTTGAGCACCATGTGGCGCTTTATAATGTCGCAGGTTATGCAGTCAAAAGTGTGCCCGAACATACCTTTATGCTCATGCTCAACGCCATGCGCGCGGGTATTTATTATCATCAAAAAGTCGCTGATGGCACATGGCAAGCAAACGGTAATTTTTGCCTACTGGATATTCCGCTAATAGATTTAGAAGATAAAACACTAGGTATTATTGGCATTGGCACTATTGGCAAACGCGTGACCGACATTGCTCGTGCCTTTGGGATGAAAGTATTATGGGCGGAGCAGCAAGGACGCGCACCGCGCAATGACGACTATACCGCGTTTGACGACGTACTGGCACAGTCTGATGTACTGAGCCTGCATTGCCCATTAAACGAGAAAACTCAGCACCTGATTAATGCAGATACTTTAGCAAAAATGGTCAAACAGCCGCTCATCGTCAATGTCGCTCGTGGTGGCATTGTGGATAGCCGAGCGCTGACTGACGCCATTAACAATGAGCAAATCATCGGCTATGCCAGCGATGTGTTTGAACAAGAGCCAATCACCGCTGACGACCCTTTATTGACCATTGCCAAGCATCCCCGCGTTATATTTAGCCCGCATAATGCGTGGGGCAGCAAAAGCGCCCAACAAACCTTGTGGCAGATCTTAAGCAAACAAGTTACTGATTTTATTAATAGCCATTAA